AATTGATTGATAGTATGATAGATGAATTTACAATTATGTATCAAGAAACAAAGTCGCTTTCAAAAGAAGCGATGCATTACGTTTTTGAAAAGGAATTAGGGATGGTTAGCTTCTTTGAGCAAATTATTAAAAACTGTATGCCATCTGGGGGGAAGGCATTGACAGATGATGAGATCTTTCTGGTAGCAAATCAAATTGTTGTTCAAGGGCAAGCTTGGGCCTTTCGTAAGTGGACACTTCAAAAAAGATACACACTAGAAGAATACACAAATGCTCAAACAAAGCTATTGCTTTCAGGGATGATACATCTACGAGAAGAAAAGTAAGGAGCTCATTGCACCGCTAATAAGCATATATCTATTGCTTGTCGTTAGCGGTGTTTATTCATAACAGGTACTAGTGGATAAACTGGACATTAAATTTGAATGAAATGTTGATAATAGAAACAATTCACAAAGGAATTCACAAATGTTTACGTTAAGAAAGGGGTAAGACGTATGGTGAAATTAGAGAAAGAGCAAGCAGAATTAGGGGTATATCGACCAAAACATCATGTTCGGTTTGTAACCGCTTCGAGCTTGTTTGATGGGCATGATGTCTCCGTCAATATAATGAGAAGAATTTTACAAGCAAGTGGCGCAGAGGTAATACACCTTGGTCATAATCGTTCAGTAGAAGAGGTTGTAAATGCAGCGATACAGGAGGATGCACAAGGGATAGCAGTATCCTCTTACCAAGGCGGTCATATGGAATACTTTAAATATATGTATGACCTACTGCAACAAAAGGGAGCACCCCATATAAAAATTTATGGAGGTGGTGGCGGAGTAATCCTGCCGAGAGAGATTAAAGAGCTCCATGAATACGGAATCGCTGGTATTTTCTCGCCGGAAGATGGTATGAAACTAGGTCTTCAAGGAATGATTAATAAACAAATTGAAGGGGCAGATTTTTCAACACTAAAAGGGAACTATTTGGAACTATTAAATGAACTTTCACCAGAGAGACCAGAAATTCTAGCAAACTTAATTACCGCGGCTGAAATTGGCGGTTCTGATGAGATTGCGCAGCTTATTAACGAAGCGAAAAAAATAAAACAAAAAACACTGGTTCTTGGTATTACTGGTACAGGTGGTGCAGGAAAATCATCCTTAACAGATGAGTTGATTCTTCGGTTCCTAAGAGAGTTTCCTGATAAGAAGGTTGCTATTATTTCAGTCGATCCAACAAAGCAAAAAACAGGTGGTGCCCTACTTGGAGACCGCATACGCATGAATGCTATATTCAATGATCGAGTTTATATGCGCAGTCTTGCAACGAGAGGTTCTAGAACAGAATTATCTGACTCTATCGGCGATGTACTAACGGTTGTCAAAGCAGCAGGATATGACCTAATCATTGTTGAAACGAGTGGTATTGGTCAAGGGGATGCTGAAATTACAAAGTATACAGACCTTTCAATGTATGTGATGACCAGCGAATTTGGTGCACCAACACAACTTGAAAAAATTGATATGATTGATTATGCAGATTTAATCGTTATAAATAAATTTGAAAAAAAGGGTTCAGAAGATGCTCTTAGACAGGTCCAAAAGCAATACCAAAGATCCCACGGCTTATGGAATGAAAGTTTAGATCGTATGCCTGTTTATGGCACGATAGCAAGTCAATTTAATGATAAAGGAACCAATGCATTATTTGCGGCACTTATTTCAAAGATAAATGAAAAGCTCCAATACAACTGGCAAACTTCCTTTGATCAGTTTGTGAAAACACAAAAACAAGACGTAATCATTCCCAATAACCGTAGATATTACTTAAGAGAAATCGCCGAAACGGTCCGTCATTATCACAAGCACTCAGCACAGCAGGTG
Above is a genomic segment from Lysinibacillus sp. PLM2 containing:
- a CDS encoding TetR family transcriptional regulator, with product MAQKDKIVVKTSIKDESLIELRRQQIIGGAVKLFKEKGFHRATTREIAKSAGFSIGTLYEYIRTKEDVLYLVCDHIYDEVKQQLAGITTHSGTLGELKHAIKQYFKLIDSMIDEFTIMYQETKSLSKEAMHYVFEKELGMVSFFEQIIKNCMPSGGKALTDDEIFLVANQIVVQGQAWAFRKWTLQKRYTLEEYTNAQTKLLLSGMIHLREEK